The following coding sequences are from one Streptomyces venezuelae window:
- a CDS encoding PAS domain-containing protein: MSASRQSGTTDELGPEEPEPGGAELLAALLDGMDAALCAFDADGVVTHWNREAERILGWTAAEAVGRHGFTGWAVRPADAGDVEERLLSAMDAPGRQVHEFALVTKDGGRVLVRMQSASVRGGDGKSSGVYCAFSEVHAQIDLERSIALSEALFETASWGVVLVDADLRPAVVNEHAARAFGVGRSAVLGRPLADLLGQGVEELESALTHVLAEGTPPAPAEMWVTVRAAAGGEDDGEARRCWRSGFLRLASPLAEEPVPLGVGWLFLDVTEAKQAEQDASQLRFRSQQLHRAARATAECEDPTEAATVQLDFALAGFADHALVDLLAGEDPVRLVRTAATPAGPPGPCRPVATAGIPVRYPEGHPAPQCVERVGSVRASAGVGASAERVREWAAARQWPEDSVHALCVVLRSRGRTLGVVTFLRGAGRGVFDRSDAAYAESVASRVAVSLDLSQVLSP; encoded by the coding sequence GTGAGTGCTTCGCGACAGAGCGGAACCACTGACGAACTTGGTCCTGAGGAACCCGAGCCCGGGGGCGCCGAGCTCCTCGCGGCGCTCCTCGACGGAATGGACGCCGCGCTCTGCGCCTTCGACGCCGACGGTGTGGTGACGCACTGGAACCGCGAGGCCGAGCGGATCCTCGGGTGGACGGCGGCGGAGGCCGTCGGGCGGCACGGGTTCACCGGGTGGGCCGTGCGGCCCGCCGACGCGGGGGACGTCGAGGAGCGGCTGCTGTCCGCGATGGACGCGCCGGGGCGGCAGGTGCACGAGTTCGCGCTGGTCACCAAGGACGGCGGGCGGGTGCTCGTGCGGATGCAGTCGGCGTCCGTGCGGGGCGGGGACGGCAAGTCCTCGGGGGTGTACTGCGCCTTCAGCGAGGTCCACGCGCAGATCGACCTGGAGCGGTCCATCGCGCTCAGCGAGGCGCTGTTCGAGACGGCGTCGTGGGGCGTGGTCCTCGTCGACGCGGATCTGCGGCCGGCCGTCGTCAACGAACACGCGGCCCGTGCCTTCGGGGTGGGCCGCAGCGCCGTCCTCGGGCGGCCGCTCGCCGATCTGCTCGGGCAGGGCGTCGAGGAGCTGGAGAGTGCCCTGACGCACGTCCTCGCCGAGGGGACGCCGCCCGCGCCCGCGGAGATGTGGGTGACGGTGCGGGCTGCCGCGGGCGGGGAGGACGACGGGGAGGCGCGCCGGTGCTGGCGCAGCGGCTTCCTCCGGCTCGCCTCGCCGCTCGCCGAGGAGCCCGTGCCGCTGGGCGTCGGCTGGCTGTTCCTCGACGTCACGGAGGCCAAGCAGGCCGAACAGGACGCGTCGCAGCTGCGGTTCCGCTCCCAGCAGCTGCACCGGGCGGCACGGGCGACCGCGGAGTGCGAGGACCCGACGGAGGCGGCGACGGTCCAGCTGGACTTCGCGCTCGCCGGGTTCGCCGACCACGCGCTGGTGGATCTGCTGGCGGGCGAGGATCCGGTACGCCTGGTGCGTACGGCGGCGACGCCCGCGGGGCCGCCGGGACCCTGCCGTCCCGTCGCCACGGCGGGCATCCCCGTCCGCTACCCCGAAGGGCACCCCGCGCCGCAGTGCGTGGAGCGCGTGGGGTCCGTGCGGGCCAGCGCGGGGGTGGGGGCGTCGGCGGAGCGGGTGCGGGAGTGGGCGGCGGCGCGGCAGTGGCCCGAGGACTCGGTGCACGCTCTCTGTGTCGTCCTGCGGAGCAGGGGGCGGACGTTGGGCGTCGTGACGTTTCTCCGGGGGGCGGGGCGGGGGGTGTTCGACCGGTCGGACGCGGCGTACGCGGAGAGCGTCGCGTCCCGCGTCGCCGTCTCCCTCGACCTGTCCCAGGTCCTCTCGCCCTAG
- a CDS encoding ABC transporter permease — protein sequence MTARGRRALRAARLGPRDVLHVGSAGLRSRPLRVVLSALGIAIGIATMVAVVGISSSSKAQLLHELDELGTNMLVASPGEAMFSGEKVTLPRDAAGRTGRIDGVESVGATGDLERSVRRSEKIPKDETGGISVKASTEGLLKVLRGRMAHGSWFNAANSRYPSVVLGHVAAERLGIVAPGQQVWLDDRYFTVIGILDPLPLAPDIERSALTGWDASKQYLGFDGHPTSVYERSTDATVNGVRKLLAASIDPENPRNVQVTDPSAALQAKAATEGAFSTLLLGLGGIALLVGGVGVANTMIISVLERRYEIGLRRSLGATRGQIRVQFVTESLMLSGLGGAAGVALGAAATAAYALSGNLPWVVPPWAMAGGFAATLAIGTVAGLYPAVRAARLSPTLALHAT from the coding sequence ATGACGGCGCGCGGACGCCGCGCCCTGCGAGCGGCACGCCTCGGCCCCCGCGACGTCCTGCACGTGGGCTCGGCGGGGCTGCGCAGCCGCCCGCTGCGGGTGGTCCTGTCGGCGCTGGGCATCGCGATAGGCATAGCGACGATGGTGGCGGTGGTGGGCATCTCCTCCTCCAGCAAGGCCCAGCTCCTCCATGAGCTGGACGAGCTGGGCACGAACATGCTGGTGGCGTCGCCGGGGGAGGCGATGTTCTCCGGAGAGAAGGTGACGCTGCCGCGCGATGCGGCGGGGCGGACCGGACGCATCGACGGGGTCGAGTCCGTGGGCGCGACCGGCGACCTGGAACGCTCGGTGAGGCGCAGCGAGAAGATCCCGAAGGACGAGACGGGCGGCATCTCGGTCAAGGCGTCCACGGAAGGCCTGCTGAAGGTGTTGCGGGGCCGCATGGCACACGGCAGCTGGTTCAACGCGGCGAACAGCCGCTACCCGTCTGTGGTCCTCGGCCACGTCGCGGCGGAACGCCTGGGCATCGTCGCGCCCGGCCAACAGGTCTGGCTGGACGACCGCTACTTCACGGTGATCGGCATCCTCGACCCGCTGCCGCTCGCACCCGACATCGAACGGTCGGCGCTGACGGGCTGGGACGCGTCGAAGCAGTACCTCGGCTTCGACGGCCACCCCACTTCCGTCTACGAACGCTCCACCGACGCCACGGTCAACGGCGTCCGCAAGCTCCTCGCCGCGTCCATCGACCCGGAGAACCCCCGCAACGTCCAGGTCACGGACCCGTCGGCGGCACTGCAGGCGAAGGCGGCGACGGAGGGTGCGTTCTCGACGCTGCTCCTGGGCCTGGGCGGCATAGCGCTGCTGGTGGGCGGCGTGGGTGTGGCCAACACTATGATCATCTCAGTCCTGGAACGCCGCTACGAGATAGGCCTGCGCCGCTCGCTGGGCGCGACGCGCGGCCAGATCCGCGTCCAGTTCGTGACGGAGTCCCTGATGCTGTCGGGTCTGGGAGGCGCGGCGGGCGTGGCCCTGGGAGCCGCCGCCACGGCAGCGTACGCACTCTCGGGCAACCTCCCGTGGGTGGTCCCGCCCTGGGCCATGGCGGGCGGCTTCGCAGCGACCCTGGCGATCGGCACGGTGGCGGGCCTGTACCCGGCGGTACGGGCGGCCCGCTTGTCCCCGACCCTGGCGCTGCACGCGACGTGA
- a CDS encoding ABC transporter ATP-binding protein has protein sequence MTDSSTPISAAPTVVDLAGVTKEYPGGVAALRGVDLTVGAGELLAIVGPSGSGKSTLLHIIGTLDRPTAGSVAIAGHDIATLTDRSLSALRARHIGFVFQAFHLVPGISARDNVAEGLLYSGLPRAERRRRAAYALERVGLADRMRHRPHELSGGQKQRVAIARAVVGEPDLLLADEPTGALDSESGEAVMALLHDLNAEGATIAVITHDTEIAERLPRQVRIRDGQIVADTRGAEAAA, from the coding sequence ATGACCGACTCCTCTACGCCGATCAGCGCGGCCCCCACGGTCGTGGACCTGGCCGGGGTCACCAAGGAGTACCCGGGCGGGGTCGCCGCGCTCCGCGGAGTCGACCTGACCGTCGGTGCCGGTGAACTCCTCGCCATCGTCGGCCCGTCCGGCTCCGGCAAGTCGACGCTCCTGCACATCATCGGCACCCTGGACCGCCCCACGGCGGGCTCGGTGGCCATCGCGGGCCACGACATCGCGACCCTGACGGACCGCAGCCTGTCCGCCCTGCGCGCCCGGCACATCGGCTTCGTCTTCCAGGCGTTCCACCTGGTCCCGGGCATCAGCGCCCGCGACAACGTCGCCGAGGGCCTGCTCTACTCCGGTCTCCCGCGCGCGGAACGGCGCCGCAGGGCCGCGTACGCCCTGGAACGCGTCGGTCTCGCCGACCGCATGCGCCACCGTCCGCACGAACTGTCCGGCGGCCAGAAACAGCGCGTCGCCATCGCCCGCGCCGTGGTCGGCGAACCCGACCTGCTCCTGGCCGACGAGCCCACCGGCGCGCTCGACTCCGAATCCGGCGAGGCCGTCATGGCCCTGCTGCACGACCTGAACGCGGAGGGCGCGACCATCGCCGTCATCACCCACGACACGGAGATCGCCGAACGGCTGCCGCGGCAGGTGCGGATCAGGGACGGGCAGATCGTCGCGGACACGCGGGGCGCGGAGGCCGCGGCATGA
- a CDS encoding peptidoglycan-binding protein, whose protein sequence is MRRRTAVFATVVALLAVTGGGIAVSALADVGGKENTAHRAAGLPPATASVARGDLSSGTQVDGTLGYAKERKINAGTTGTLTWAPDTGSNIGRDGRLYEVDGAPVRLMYGTEPMYRTLKSGDKGNDVRQLEENLVALGYGSGLAVDDTYTDGTAAAVKRWQKVHDRKQTGRVGPDQISFQPSAVRVKSTGSAVGDQVAPGRPVLSTTGSERVVRVQLDVAEGDSAKKGTKVTVTLPDGTTVKGKVAAVGRTAKPGDDPGDKTPKIPVTVTFDDPGEVDGFDQSPVTVNLTGETRENVLSVPVNALLALPGGGFGVQIVDGARTREVKVELGMFGQGRVEVSGGGLREGTKVGVPKP, encoded by the coding sequence GTGAGGCGCCGTACCGCCGTCTTCGCCACCGTGGTCGCGCTGCTCGCCGTCACCGGCGGCGGGATCGCCGTCAGCGCGCTCGCCGACGTGGGCGGCAAGGAGAACACCGCCCACCGTGCGGCGGGCCTGCCGCCGGCCACCGCGTCGGTAGCACGCGGCGACCTCAGCAGCGGCACTCAGGTCGACGGGACCCTCGGCTACGCCAAGGAGCGCAAGATCAACGCCGGTACGACGGGCACGCTCACGTGGGCCCCCGACACCGGCTCGAACATCGGCCGCGACGGACGGCTCTACGAGGTCGACGGCGCGCCCGTCCGCCTCATGTACGGCACCGAACCCATGTACCGCACGCTGAAGAGCGGCGACAAGGGCAACGACGTCCGCCAGCTGGAGGAGAACCTCGTCGCGCTCGGCTACGGCTCCGGGCTCGCCGTCGACGACACGTACACCGACGGCACCGCGGCCGCGGTCAAGCGGTGGCAGAAGGTCCACGACCGCAAGCAGACCGGCCGCGTGGGCCCCGACCAGATCTCGTTCCAGCCCTCCGCGGTCCGCGTGAAGTCCACGGGCTCGGCCGTCGGCGACCAGGTCGCGCCCGGCAGACCGGTCCTGTCGACGACCGGCTCCGAACGCGTCGTACGCGTCCAGCTGGACGTGGCGGAGGGCGACTCGGCGAAGAAGGGCACGAAGGTCACGGTGACGCTCCCGGACGGCACGACGGTCAAGGGCAAGGTCGCCGCCGTCGGCAGGACCGCGAAGCCGGGCGACGACCCCGGTGACAAGACCCCCAAGATCCCCGTCACCGTCACCTTCGACGATCCCGGCGAGGTCGACGGCTTCGACCAGTCGCCGGTCACCGTGAACCTCACCGGCGAGACCCGCGAGAACGTCCTCTCCGTCCCCGTCAACGCCCTCCTCGCACTGCCCGGTGGCGGCTTCGGCGTCCAGATCGTCGACGGCGCCCGCACGCGTGAGGTGAAGGTCGAGCTCGGCATGTTCGGGCAGGGCCGGGTCGAGGTGAGCGGCGGAGGCCTGCGGGAGGGCACGAAGGTAGGAGTACCAAAACCATGA
- a CDS encoding response regulator transcription factor — MRVLLVEDEEFLAEMIADGLRRDALAVDVAADGLTALRKLQLGEYDVLILDRDLPGVHGDEVCRRVVEQRLLTRVLMLTAAGTVRDRVAGLGLGADDYLTKPFAYDELLARVLALGRRARPALPPVIERAGLVLDTARRQAARDGRHLALSRKEFAVLEALLRADGAVVSGEDLIEQVWEEDTSYRTNAVRVTLSKLRAKLGEPPVVETVPGAGYRIAGPSL; from the coding sequence ATGCGCGTACTGCTGGTGGAGGACGAGGAATTCCTGGCCGAGATGATCGCCGACGGGCTGCGCCGCGACGCACTCGCCGTCGACGTCGCCGCCGACGGCCTCACCGCGCTGCGGAAACTGCAGCTCGGCGAGTACGACGTGCTCATCCTCGACCGCGACCTGCCGGGCGTGCACGGCGACGAGGTGTGCCGCCGCGTCGTCGAGCAGCGGCTCCTGACCCGGGTCCTGATGCTGACGGCGGCGGGCACGGTGCGTGACCGGGTGGCGGGTCTGGGGCTCGGCGCGGACGACTACCTGACCAAGCCATTCGCGTACGACGAGCTGCTCGCCCGCGTGCTCGCCCTCGGCCGCCGCGCCCGGCCCGCGCTGCCGCCGGTGATCGAACGGGCCGGTCTGGTCCTGGACACCGCGCGCCGCCAGGCCGCCAGGGACGGGCGGCATCTGGCGCTGTCCCGCAAGGAGTTCGCGGTCCTGGAGGCGCTGCTCCGGGCGGACGGCGCGGTGGTCAGCGGCGAGGACCTGATCGAGCAGGTCTGGGAGGAGGACACCAGCTACCGCACCAACGCGGTCCGCGTCACCCTCTCCAAACTCCGCGCGAAGCTCGGCGAGCCGCCGGTGGTGGAGACCGTGCCGGGGGCCGGATACCGGATCGCGGGCCCTTCCCTGTGA
- a CDS encoding sensor histidine kinase has product MSSERARLTALYGGLLVLAGALLTGLVYLLVQQGLYTSISSAVTTAVPRDPTPPWRHASPFPVASAVPAQRLRGTTPDADRSGLAVTKISDLAGEAALSRLLTVSVIVFTVYAVLSIALAWWMAGRVLRPVGVITDLARRLSGANLHERIALAAPPGELKRLADTFDEMLDRIERLVGAQQRFAADAAHELRTPLAVQRAAAEIGLAGDPDPERVARIRTKLISVADDSEHLVEGLLLLADSEQGLERREPVAVDVLAHAVADGLADEAAARGVTVSVRAEPLTVTGDGVLLDRLVHNLVANAVRYNAPEGRVSVAVGADGTLEVANTGPEVPPDTVPHLFEPFRRLHERTHARGEGAGLGLSIVSAIAQAHEAEVMAEANGEGGGLRVRVVFAPAPAA; this is encoded by the coding sequence ATGAGCAGCGAGCGCGCCCGGCTGACCGCCCTCTACGGAGGGCTGCTCGTGCTGGCGGGCGCCCTGCTGACCGGGCTCGTGTACCTGCTCGTGCAGCAAGGCCTGTACACGTCGATCAGTTCAGCCGTGACCACGGCCGTGCCGCGCGACCCGACGCCGCCGTGGCGGCACGCCTCCCCGTTCCCGGTGGCGTCCGCGGTGCCCGCCCAGCGCCTCCGGGGCACGACGCCGGACGCCGACAGGAGCGGTCTCGCCGTGACGAAGATCAGCGACCTCGCGGGGGAGGCGGCGCTCAGCCGCCTCCTGACGGTCTCGGTGATCGTCTTCACCGTGTACGCCGTCCTGTCCATCGCCCTCGCCTGGTGGATGGCGGGCCGGGTCCTGCGCCCGGTCGGGGTGATCACCGACCTCGCGCGGCGGCTCTCCGGCGCGAACCTGCACGAGCGGATCGCGCTGGCCGCGCCGCCGGGCGAGCTGAAGCGCCTCGCGGACACCTTCGACGAGATGCTGGACCGCATAGAGCGTCTGGTCGGCGCGCAGCAGCGGTTCGCGGCCGACGCGGCGCACGAGCTGCGCACACCGCTGGCCGTGCAGCGGGCGGCCGCCGAGATCGGTCTCGCCGGTGACCCGGACCCGGAACGCGTGGCGAGGATCCGTACGAAACTCATCTCCGTCGCCGACGACAGCGAGCACCTTGTCGAGGGGCTGCTGCTGCTCGCCGACTCGGAGCAGGGTCTGGAGCGGCGGGAGCCCGTCGCCGTGGACGTCCTCGCGCACGCGGTCGCGGACGGTCTCGCCGATGAGGCGGCGGCGCGCGGCGTCACGGTGTCCGTGCGGGCGGAGCCGCTGACGGTGACGGGAGACGGCGTGCTCCTCGACCGGCTGGTCCACAACCTGGTGGCGAACGCGGTGCGCTACAACGCCCCCGAGGGTCGGGTGAGCGTCGCCGTCGGCGCCGACGGCACGCTGGAGGTCGCCAACACGGGCCCGGAGGTCCCGCCGGACACCGTCCCGCATCTCTTCGAACCCTTCCGGCGCCTGCACGAGCGGACGCACGCGCGGGGTGAGGGTGCGGGCCTCGGTCTGTCGATCGTGTCGGCGATCGCGCAGGCGCACGAGGCGGAGGTGATGGCTGAGGCGAACGGCGAGGGCGGCGGCCTGAGGGTGCGGGTGGTCTTCGCCCCCGCTCCGGCCGCGTGA
- a CDS encoding SIS domain-containing protein, which yields MSSKSGSSGSSGNGESKTAGRYFDAAIGLLQKVRDEESGSVADAGTLLADAVESGGRLFAFGAGHSSLAAQDVVYRAGGLALINLLAVPGVVGVDVMPATLGSALERVDGLAGAVLDSSPARPGDVLVIISLSGRNSLPVEMAMNARALGLKVIGVTSVAYATETRSRHVSGTFLKDHCDVVVDSKVGVGDAELSLDGVDAPFGPASSVVTNALMQAMTAAAIEKLAERGIQPPVLRSGNVDGGHDWNGRVFQEYGDRIFYRH from the coding sequence ATGAGCTCGAAGAGCGGGAGCAGTGGGAGCAGCGGGAACGGCGAGAGCAAGACGGCGGGCCGGTATTTCGACGCCGCCATCGGACTGCTCCAGAAAGTGCGGGACGAGGAGTCCGGCAGCGTGGCCGACGCGGGCACGCTGCTCGCCGACGCCGTCGAATCCGGCGGACGCCTCTTCGCCTTCGGCGCCGGGCACTCCTCGCTGGCCGCCCAGGACGTCGTCTACCGCGCGGGCGGCCTCGCCCTCATCAACCTCCTCGCCGTCCCCGGAGTGGTCGGCGTGGACGTGATGCCCGCCACGCTGGGCTCCGCCCTGGAGCGCGTCGACGGCCTCGCGGGCGCCGTCCTCGACTCCTCGCCGGCCCGCCCCGGCGACGTTCTCGTGATCATCTCGCTCTCCGGGCGGAACTCGCTGCCGGTGGAGATGGCGATGAACGCCCGCGCGCTCGGCCTCAAGGTCATCGGCGTGACGTCGGTGGCGTACGCGACGGAGACCCGCTCCCGGCACGTCTCCGGCACCTTCCTGAAGGACCACTGCGACGTGGTCGTCGACTCCAAGGTCGGCGTCGGCGACGCGGAGCTCTCCCTCGACGGGGTCGACGCCCCGTTCGGGCCCGCGTCGAGCGTCGTCACCAACGCGCTGATGCAGGCCATGACGGCGGCGGCGATCGAGAAGCTCGCCGAGCGCGGCATCCAGCCGCCCGTGCTGCGGTCCGGGAACGTGGACGGCGGACACGACTGGAACGGGCGGGTCTTCCAGGAGTACGGGGACCGCATCTTCTACCGGCACTGA
- a CDS encoding metal-dependent transcriptional regulator, with protein MSGLIDTTEMYLRTILELEEEGVVPMRARIAERLDQSGPTVSQTVARMERDGLVAVASDRHLELTEEGRRLATRVMRKHRLAECLLVDVIGLEWEQVHAEACRWEHVMSEAVERRVLELLRHPTESPYGNPIPGLEELGEKDGADPFLDEGMVSLSELDPGSEGKTVVVRRIGEPIQTDAQLMYTLRRAGVQPGSVVSVTESAGGVLVGSSGEAAELTAETASHVFVAKR; from the coding sequence ATGTCGGGGCTGATTGACACCACTGAGATGTATTTGCGCACCATCCTCGAGCTGGAGGAGGAAGGTGTGGTCCCCATGCGCGCCCGGATCGCGGAGCGGCTGGACCAGAGCGGACCGACGGTGAGCCAGACCGTGGCGCGCATGGAGCGCGACGGCCTGGTCGCGGTCGCGAGCGACCGTCACCTGGAGCTCACCGAGGAGGGCCGCAGGCTCGCCACGCGCGTGATGCGCAAGCACCGTCTGGCGGAGTGTCTGCTCGTCGACGTGATCGGGCTCGAGTGGGAGCAGGTGCACGCCGAGGCCTGCCGCTGGGAGCACGTGATGAGCGAGGCCGTGGAGCGTCGCGTCCTGGAGCTCCTGCGCCACCCCACCGAGTCTCCGTACGGCAACCCGATCCCGGGCCTGGAGGAGCTGGGCGAGAAGGACGGCGCGGACCCGTTCCTGGACGAGGGCATGGTCTCCCTGTCGGAGCTCGACCCGGGCTCCGAGGGCAAGACGGTCGTGGTGCGCCGCATCGGCGAGCCGATCCAGACGGACGCCCAGCTGATGTACACGCTGCGGCGGGCCGGTGTGCAGCCGGGTTCCGTGGTGAGCGTGACGGAGTCCGCGGGCGGGGTCCTGGTGGGCAGCAGCGGCGAGGCCGCCGAGCTCACCGCGGAGACCGCGTCGCACGTCTTCGTCGCCAAGCGCTGA
- a CDS encoding alpha/beta fold hydrolase, translated as MVRRIDVTGAGGVRLAAWEYADPPKLREADAAPGGVLLLHGLMGRASHWTGTARWLAERHRAVALDQRGHGRSEKPADGPYTRDAYVDDAEAALVQLDLAPAVLIGHSMGALTAWQLAARRPDLVRGLIICDMRASALGAASQREWEDWFKSWPVPFATLADVRKWFGEDDPWVERPNPARGEFFAEVMAEGPDGWRPVFDRAQMLSSRETWVHDAHWEELIQVRCPALVVRGQDGELGRAESQEMVRVLPRGEYAEVADAGHLVHYDQPEAWRAAVEPFLDGVLAR; from the coding sequence ATGGTGCGGCGCATCGACGTGACGGGCGCGGGTGGCGTACGCCTCGCCGCCTGGGAGTACGCCGACCCTCCCAAACTCAGGGAGGCCGACGCGGCACCCGGAGGGGTGCTGTTACTGCACGGCCTGATGGGCCGCGCCTCCCACTGGACGGGCACGGCCCGCTGGCTCGCCGAGCGGCACCGCGCGGTCGCCCTCGACCAGCGCGGCCACGGCAGGAGCGAGAAGCCCGCCGACGGCCCCTACACCCGCGATGCCTACGTGGACGACGCCGAAGCCGCCCTCGTCCAGCTCGACCTCGCGCCCGCCGTCCTCATCGGCCACTCCATGGGCGCCCTCACCGCCTGGCAGCTCGCCGCGCGCCGCCCCGACCTCGTCCGGGGCCTCATCATCTGCGACATGCGGGCGTCCGCCCTCGGAGCCGCCTCCCAGCGGGAGTGGGAGGACTGGTTCAAGTCCTGGCCGGTGCCGTTCGCGACGCTCGCCGACGTACGCAAGTGGTTCGGCGAGGACGACCCCTGGGTGGAGCGTCCCAACCCCGCGCGCGGGGAGTTCTTCGCCGAGGTGATGGCCGAGGGCCCGGACGGCTGGCGGCCCGTCTTCGACCGCGCCCAGATGCTCAGCTCCCGCGAGACGTGGGTGCACGACGCGCACTGGGAGGAGCTGATCCAGGTCCGCTGCCCCGCACTCGTCGTGCGCGGCCAGGACGGCGAGCTCGGCCGGGCGGAGTCCCAGGAGATGGTGCGGGTGCTGCCTCGCGGGGAGTACGCGGAGGTGGCCGACGCGGGGCACCTCGTGCACTACGACCAGCCGGAGGCGTGGCGGGCCGCCGTCGAACCGTTTCTGGACGGGGTCCTTGCGCGGTGA
- the pdxH gene encoding pyridoxamine 5'-phosphate oxidase, which yields MREQYATGGLFETELPAAPMEQFALWFKEAARDRDAVPEPNAMVVSTADPAGRPSSRTVLLKGFDERGFVFFTNYGSRKARELDANPYVSLLFPWHAVARQVIVTGTAERVAREETVAYFRTRPHGSRLGAWASAQSSVLASRTELDRAYADLAARYPEGEQVPVPPHWGGYRIRPEAVEFWQGRPDRLHDRLRYVRTEDGKAWRVERLSP from the coding sequence ATGCGGGAGCAGTACGCCACCGGCGGACTCTTCGAGACCGAGCTGCCCGCCGCGCCCATGGAACAGTTCGCGCTCTGGTTCAAGGAGGCGGCGCGTGACAGGGACGCCGTCCCCGAGCCGAACGCGATGGTCGTCTCCACGGCGGACCCGGCGGGCCGGCCGAGCTCGCGCACGGTGCTCCTGAAGGGCTTCGACGAGCGGGGCTTTGTCTTCTTCACGAACTACGGGTCCCGCAAGGCCCGCGAGCTCGACGCCAACCCGTACGTCTCGCTGCTCTTCCCCTGGCACGCGGTGGCCCGCCAGGTGATCGTCACGGGCACGGCGGAGCGCGTGGCCCGCGAGGAGACGGTCGCCTACTTCCGCACCCGCCCGCACGGCTCCCGGCTCGGCGCCTGGGCCAGCGCGCAGTCCTCGGTCCTCGCCTCACGCACCGAACTCGACCGCGCCTACGCCGACCTCGCCGCCCGCTACCCCGAGGGGGAACAGGTCCCGGTCCCCCCGCACTGGGGCGGCTACCGGATCCGCCCGGAGGCGGTCGAATTCTGGCAGGGCAGACCGGACCGCCTCCACGACCGCCTGCGGTACGTACGGACGGAGGACGGCAAGGCCTGGCGAGTGGAACGCCTGAGCCCTTAG
- a CDS encoding citrate synthase 2: MSDFVPGLEGVVAFETEIAEPDKEGGALRYRGVDIEDLVGHVSFGNVWGLLVDGAFNPGLPPAEPFPIPVHSGDIRVDVQSALAMLAPVWGLRPLLDISEERAREDLARAAVMALSYVAQSARGQGLPMVPQREIDKAETVVERFMKRWRGEPDPKHVQAVDAYWTSAAEHGMNASTFTARVIASTGADVAAALSGAVGAMSGPLHGGAPSRVLGMIEEIERTGDAVAYVKQALDKGERLMGFGHRVYRAEDPRARVLRRTARELGAPRFEVAEALEKAALDELHARRPDRVLATNVEFWAAIVLDFAEVPAHMFTSMFTCARTAGWSAHILEQKRTGRLVRPSARYVGPGSRSPQAIEGYDEIAR; encoded by the coding sequence ATGTCCGACTTCGTACCTGGCCTTGAAGGAGTCGTCGCGTTCGAGACGGAGATCGCCGAACCGGACAAGGAGGGCGGCGCGCTCCGCTACCGGGGCGTCGACATCGAGGACCTGGTCGGCCACGTCTCGTTCGGGAACGTGTGGGGCCTGCTCGTCGACGGCGCGTTCAACCCCGGCCTGCCGCCCGCCGAACCCTTCCCGATCCCCGTCCACTCCGGCGACATCCGCGTCGACGTGCAGTCCGCCCTCGCCATGCTCGCCCCCGTGTGGGGCCTGCGTCCGCTGCTCGACATCAGCGAGGAGCGCGCCCGCGAGGACCTGGCGCGGGCCGCCGTCATGGCGCTGTCGTACGTCGCCCAGTCGGCGCGCGGGCAGGGCCTGCCGATGGTCCCGCAGCGGGAGATCGACAAGGCGGAGACGGTCGTCGAGCGGTTCATGAAGCGGTGGCGCGGCGAGCCGGACCCCAAACACGTCCAGGCCGTCGACGCGTACTGGACGTCGGCCGCCGAGCACGGCATGAACGCGTCCACGTTCACCGCCCGTGTCATCGCCTCCACCGGCGCGGACGTGGCGGCGGCGCTGAGCGGTGCGGTCGGCGCGATGTCCGGGCCGCTGCACGGCGGCGCGCCCTCCCGGGTCCTCGGCATGATCGAGGAGATCGAGCGCACGGGTGACGCGGTGGCGTACGTGAAGCAGGCGCTGGACAAGGGCGAGCGGCTGATGGGTTTCGGGCACCGGGTGTACCGCGCCGAGGACCCCCGCGCGCGCGTGCTGCGGCGCACGGCGCGGGAGCTGGGCGCGCCCCGCTTCGAGGTCGCGGAGGCGCTGGAGAAGGCGGCGCTCGACGAGCTGCACGCCCGTCGGCCCGACCGTGTCCTCGCCACGAACGTGGAGTTCTGGGCGGCGATCGTCCTCGACTTCGCCGAGGTGCCTGCGCACATGTTCACGTCGATGTTCACGTGCGCGCGGACCGCGGGGTGGTCGGCGCACATCCTCGAGCAGAAGCGGACGGGGCGGCTCGTCCGGCCCTCGGCCCGGTACGTCGGGCCCGGCAGCCGCTCTCCGCAGGCGATCGAGGGCTACGACGAGATCGCTCGCTGA